The Punica granatum isolate Tunisia-2019 chromosome 4, ASM765513v2, whole genome shotgun sequence genome has a window encoding:
- the LOC116204723 gene encoding U-box domain-containing protein 29-like: protein MGREELYITVPSLFRCPISLDVMKSPVSLCTGVTYDRSSIQHWLESGHDTCPATNQPLPSKDFVPNLTLHRLINLWIHSSAFSSSSSPRRPAAGTSSPSSPLTLLPPVVSSCKIRELVAGIAREPQAAGVDEFEKIAQFTSYCEENRRFLANLPDSVEAILRVLVRKGGQIEVIESAVRVLDWILLENGVRERIHRLIVRSDYEKFFDSILSVLRNGRLGSKVQSARVLELIASNAESRRTIGEKEAILSALVHLLRTESDMLLADAVLSLLISLSVTRSIKAQLVQLGLVPILSRIISDPNTANPAAERAIKMVHLVSALAEGRIAISEDPTCAVAVLDRLMKVPRAAKEEGVAVLWGMCCAYRDGRVKERVGRANGVTKLLVVMQSEGDAGVVKRMCGDLVKVLRGVAMVDPSSSSGYGRLASLETKTTHIRPTETDRWEIPPFMSLTAHYGGAGKIT from the coding sequence ATGGGGAGGGAGGAGCTGTACATCACGGTGCCGAGCCTGTTCCGGTGCCCCATCTCCCTCGACGTCATGAAGTCGCCGGTGAGCCTCTGCACCGGCGTCACCTACGACCGCTCCTCCATCCAGCATTGGCTCGAGTCCGGCCACGATACCTGCCCAGCAACGAACCAGCCCCTCCCTTCCAAGGACTTCGTTCCCAATCTCACCCTTCACCGCCTCATCAACCTCTGGATCCACTCCTCcgccttctcctcctcctcctccccccgCCGCCCCGCCGCCGGCACCTCTTCCCCCTCCTCCCCCTTGACGCTCCTGCCTCCGGTGGTCTCGAGCTGCAAGATCCGCGAGCTGGTCGCCGGCATTGCCAGAGAACCGCAAGCTGCCGGCGTGGACGAATTCGAGAAGATCGCGCAGTTCACGAGCTACTGCGAGGAGAACCGGCGGTTCCTTGCCAACCTCCCCGACTCCGTCGAGGCTATCCTCCGTGTGCTGGTCAGAAAAGGCGGACAAATCGAGGTCATTGAGTCCGCCGTTAGGGTTTTGGACTGGATTTTGCTGGAGAACGGAGTGAGAGAGCGGATTCACCGGTTGATCGTCAGAAGCGACTACGAGAAATTCTTCGATTCAATCCTCTCGGTCCTCCGGAATGGAAGGCTCGGCTCGAAGGTCCAATCGGCTAGGGTTTTGGAGCTGATCGCATCGAACGCCGAATCGAGACGGACCATCGGTGAGAAAGAGGCTATCCTTTCCGCTCTAGTGCACCTCCTGAGGACAGAGTCCGATATGTTGCTAGCGGACGCCGTCCTATCGTTGCTGATATCGCTATCGGTGACTCGGTCCATCAAGGCTCAGCTGGTCCAGCTCGGGCTTGTCCCCATCCTATCTAGGATCATCTCCGATCCCAACACCGCCAATCCAGCAGCGGAGAGAGCCATCAAGATGGTCCACCTTGTCTCCGCGCTCGCAGAGGGGAGGATAGCGATAAGCGAGGACCCAACCTGCGCCGTGGCGGTCCTGGACAGGCTGATGAAGGTACCGAGGGCAGCAAAGGAGGAAGGCGTGGCGGTGCTTTGGGGCATGTGCTGCGCGTACAGGGACGGCAGGGTGAAGGAGAGGGTGGGGAGGGCGAACGGGGTGACAAAGCTTCTGGTTGTGATGCAGAGCGAAGGGGACGCCGGAGTGGTGAAGAGGATGTGTGGGGACCTGGTGAAGGTCCTCCGAGGCGTGGCAATGGTGGATCCGTCCTCGTCTTCCGGGTACGGCAGGCTGGCAAGCCTCGAGACCAAGACGACCCATATCAGGCCTACTGAAACAGATAGATGGGAAATTCCACCGTTCATGTCATTAACGGCTCATTACGGCGGGGCCGGGAAGATCACTTGA
- the LOC116204725 gene encoding RNA-binding protein 2-like: MADAYWNRQQQQPLQVPPSGGMLKRPRPDYESSAPGMPSGPEAQNYPVRDDDRGRVHVVKDTKSIGSAYDQYLRSTQLSNLNSGEVGTFVGGGGAGGGGGGGLARSGPGQMSSYPMADPTAMVRPGPLVPDMAPNGRNTGFGGQHPADIMPMPGRENVLLPPDASSTLFVEGLPADSTRREVAHIFRPFVGYKEVRLVTKESKHRNGDPLIFCFVDFVNPACAATAMSALQGYKMDEHDNDSTYLRLQFARNPGPRSGPRPHGRR, encoded by the exons ATGGCGGATGCGTACTGGAAccggcagcagcagcagccacTGCAGGTTCCCCCTTCCGGCGGCATGCTTAAGCGGCCTCGCCCTGATTACG AATCCTCGGCTCCTGGGATGCCATCAGGACCTGAGGCACAGAACTATCCAGTGCGTGATGATGACCGAGGTAGGGTCCATGTCGTTAAGGACACAAAATCAATAGGGTCAGCTTATGATCAATATCTCCGATCCACG CAACTCTCTAATCTTAACTCGGGGGAAGTTGGCACTTTtgttggtggtggtggtgctggtggcggaggtggtggtgggTTGGCGAGATCTGGCCCCGGGCAAATGTCTAGCTATCCCATGGCCGATCCTACAGCAATGGTCCGTCCTGGACCTCTTGTTCCAGATATGGCTCCAAATGGTCGAAATACCGGTTTTGGTGGTCAGCATCCAGCAGACATCATGCCTATGCCAGGACGGGAAAATGTTCTTTTACCTCCTGATGCTTCCAGCACTTTGTTTGTTGAAGGGCTTCCCGCTGACAGCACGAGGAGGGAGGTAGCTC ATATATTTCGTCCGTTTGTGGGGTACAAAGAAGTGAGACTCGTAACTAAAGAATCTAAACAT CGTAATGGCGATCCTCTTATATTTTGCTTCGTGGACTTTGTTAATCCAGCCTGTGCAGCCACAGCAATGAGTGCTTTGCAAG GCTACAAAATGGACGAGCACGATAACGATTCTACTTATCTGCGACTCCAGTTTGCTCGAAACCCTGGGCCCAGGTCAGGCCCTAGACCTCATGGGAGGAGGTGA
- the LOC116204722 gene encoding PH, RCC1 and FYVE domains-containing protein 1-like translates to MADLVSYGNADRDIEQALIALKRGAQLLKYGRKGKPKFYQFRLSSDESSLIWISSSGERSLKLASVIRIIPGQRTAVFRRYLRPEKDYLSFSLIYNDGKRSLDLICKDKVEAEVWIAGLKSLISSGQGGRSKIDGWCDGSPYLDDNRDLTSNSPSESSVSATRDISSPDISISTTNPVTSPNSSVAENPVQFGRSHVASENANMQVKGSINADAFRVSVSSAPSTSSHGSAPDDCDALGDVYIWGEIICDNVIKVGPEKNAHFMSNRADVLLPRPLESNVVLDVHHIACGVKHAALVTKQGEVFTWGEESGGRLGHGVGRDVVQPRFVESIGFTSLDFVACGEFHTCAVTVAGELYTWGDGMHNAGLLGHGTDVSHWIPKRISGPLEGLQIAYVSCGPWHTALITSMGQLFTFGDGTFGVLGHGDRENVMSPREVESLSGLRTIAVACGVWHTAAVVEVIATQSSASTSSGKLFTWGDGDKNRLGQGDKEPRLKPTCVPALIDYNFCKIACGHSITVGLTTSGRVFTMGSTVYGQLGNPSSDGKIPCSVEDKLAGEIVEEIACGSYHVTVLTSKNEVYTWGKGANGRLGHGDLEDRKTPTLVEALKDRHVKYIACGSNYTAAICLHKWVSGAEQSQCSACRQAFGFTRKRHNCYNCGLVHCHSCSSRKAVRAALAPNPRKPYRVCDSCYVKLNKVLEASMNNKKNAGPRLSGENKDRLDKADLRLSKSVMPTNMDLIKQLDSKAAKQGKKADAFSLVRSSQPPFVQLKDVVLSTAADLRRTGPKPILTPSGVSSRSVSPFSRKPSPPRSATPVPTTSGLSFSKSITDSLKKTNELLNQEVLKLRAQVESLRHRCEQQEVELQRSTKKTQEAMALAAEESAKSKAAKEVIKSLTAQLKDMAERLPPGTYDAAESTTPAYQPSGLESNGIHYSDSSSETHSRSNSMTTASLLASTSLGIDSTVSNGIHGYNARNYGDPALTSNGPSEPLDIPRQPLGEEGLRPTASNGSELGDGDNNSIRSRSSTMAGGDGGSSLVEAEWIEQYEPGVYITLVALRDGTRDLKRVRFSRRRFGEHQAETWWSENRERVYERYNVRGSDKSLVSGPAGRRSEGAMSPVSQA, encoded by the exons ATGGCAGATCTTGTTAGCTACGGGAATGCTGACCGTGACATCGAGCAG GCATTGATTGCCCTGAAGAGAGGTGCTCAGCTGCTTAAATATGGCCGCAAGGGAAAACCCAAGTTCTATCAGTTTAGGCTATCTAGT GATGAATCTTCTTTAATCTGGATTTCAAGTAGTGGTGAAAGAAGTTTGAAGTTAGCATCTGTTATAAGAATTATTCCTGGACAGAGAACT GCTGTATTTCGACGTTACCTTCGACCAGAGAAGGACTACTTGTCCTTTTCTTTGATATATAACGACGGGAAGCGCTCCCTTGATCTG ATCTGCAAGGATAAAGTTGAGGCAGAGGTGTGGATTGCTGGCCTTAAATCACTAATATCTTCCGGTCAAGGAGGACGTTCTAAGATTGACGGATGGTGTGATGGAAGCCCCTACCTTGAT GATAACAGAGATTTGACATCCAACAGCCCAAGTGAGAGTTCTGTGAGTGCTACTCGAGATATAAGCTCGCCTGACATTTCTATTAGTACAACAAATCCAGTTACTTCTCCAAACAGTTCGGTGGCTGAGAACCCTGTGCAGTTTGGAAGATCACATGTAGCATCAGAAAACGCAAACATGCAAGTAAAAGGATCTATCAATGCTGATGCTTTTCGTGTTAGTGTTTCCAGTGCTCCCAGCACTTCCAGTCACGGTTCAGCACCAGACGATTGCGATGCTTTAGGTGATGTATACATTTGGGGCGAAATAATATGTGATAACGTTATCAAGGTGGGGCCTGAGAAGAATGCTCATTTTATGAGCAATAGAGCTGATGTGCTCTTACCCCGACCGTTGGAGTCAAATGTTGTTCTTGACGTACATCACATAGCATGTGGGGTAAAGCATGCTGCTCTTGTAACAAAGCAAGGTGAGGTTTTCACGTGGGGTGAAGAATCAGGAGGACGTCTGGGTCATGGTGTTGGGAGGGACGTGGTGCAGCCTCGTTTTGTTGAGTCTATTGGGTTTACCAGTCTCGATTTTGTTGCCTGCGGTGAATTTCATACCTGTGCCGTTACGGTGGCAGGAGAACTCTACACATGGGGAGATGGCATGCATAATGCTGGACTTCTGGGTCATGGTACAGATGTTAGCCACTGGATACCCAAGAGAATCTCAGGTCCTCTCGAGGGACTTCAGATTGCTTATGTAAGTTGTGGTCCATGGCACACAGCTCTGATAACATCAATGGGGCAGCTCTTTACTTTTGGCGATGGAACATTCGGTGTGTTAGGTCATGGTGATAGGGAAAACGTGATGTCTCCTAGAGAAGTAGAATCTCTATCTGGGCTTCGGACGATTGCTGTTGCTTGTGGTGTTTGGCACACCGCTGCTGTTGTGGAGGTTATCGCGACTCAGTCCAGTGCTTCCACTTCTTCCGGAAAGCTCTTCACGTGGGGGGATGGAGATAAAAACCGCCTAGGGCAAGGAGACAAGGAACCTCGATTGAAGCCCACTTGTGTGCCTGCTCTAATCGACTATAATTTCTGCAAAATCGCATGTGGCCACAGCATAACAGTTGGATTGACCACATCAGGACGTGTTTTCACAATGGGTAGTACTGTATATGGACAGCTTGGGAATCCTTCGTCTGATGGGAAGATTCCTTGCTCGGTGGAAGATAAATTGGCAGGAGAAATTGTTGAAGAAATTGCTTGCGGTTCGTATCATGTGACCGTGTTAACTTCAAAGAACGAAGTTTATACATGGGGAAAGGGTGCTAATGGGAGACTGGGGCATGGAGATCTCGAAGATCGGAAGACTCCAACTCTGGTTGAAGCTTTGAAGGACAGGCACGTGAAATATATTGCCTGTGGTTCGAATTACACAGCAGCAATATGTCTACACAAGTGGGTCTCAGGGGCTGAGCAGTCTCAGTGCTCTGCTTGTAGGCAGGCATTTGGGTTCACCCGAAAAAGGCATAATTGCTACAACTGTGGACTTGTCCACTGCCACTCCTGCAGTTCCAGGAAGGCAGTGAGAGCAGCCTTGGCTCCAAATCCTCGGAAGCCCTATAGGGTATGCGACTCCTGCTATGTGAAGCTGAACAAGGTGCTTGAAGCCAGTATGAATAACAAAAAGAATGCAGGACCCCGATTGTCGGGGGAAAACAAGGACCGGCTTGACAAGGCCGATTTAAGGTTGTCCAAGTCGGTTATGCCAACTAATATGGATTTGATCAAGCAGCTGGACAGTAAAGCTGCTAAACAAGGGAAGAAGGCGGATGCCTTCTCCCTTGTCCGGTCTTCTCAACCACCTTTTGTGCAGCTCAAAGATGTTGTTCTGTCGACTGCTGCTGATCTGCGAAGAACTGGACCAAAACCAATTCTTACTCCATCTGGTGTGAGTTCGAGGTCTGTATCGCCTTTCTCAAGAAAGCCGAGCCCGCCACGCTCTGCTACACCTGTGCCGACAACATCAGGACTTTCCTTCTCTAAAAGTATCACTGATAGCCTGAAGAAAACGAATGAGCTCTTAAATCAAGAGGTGCTGAAGTTGCGCGCTCAG GTCGAGAGCCTTAGACATAGATGTGAACAGCAGGAAGTAGAGCTCCAGAGGTCAACAAAGAAAACTCAAGAAGCCATGGCATTGGCGGCAGAGGAGTCAGCCAAGTCCAAAGCTGCGAAAGAAGTCATCAAGTCACTTACAGCGCAG CTAAAAGATATGGCTGAGAGGCTGCCCCCTGGAACATATGATGCTGCTGAGAGTACGACACCTGCATACCAGCCAAGTGGTTTGGAGTCCAATGGCATTCACTATTCCGACTCGAGCAGCGAAACCCATTCGAGATCTAACTCCATGACAACTGCCTCTTTATTGGCTTCTACCTCCCTGGGGATCGACTCCACTGTCTCCAATGGAATTCACGGCTATAATGCTCGAAACTATGGCGATCCTGCACTCACTTCCAACGGCCCAAGTGAACCCTTGGACATTCCGAGGCAGCCACTTGGTGAGGAAGGGCTTCGCCCAACCGCCAGTAATGGGTCAGAACTGGGCGATGGAGACAACAATAGCATTAGATCCAGGAGTTCGACTATGGCTGGAGGGGACGGTGGTAGTAGTCTTGTAGAGGCGGAGTGGATCGAACAGTACGAGCCTGGTGTTTATATCACCCTCGTGGCCTTGCGGGATGGAACCAGAGATCTGAAGCGAGTCAGATTCAG CCGCAGGAGATTCGGGGAGCACCAAGCGGAGACATGGTGGTCGGAGAATCGGGAGAGGGTATATGAGAGGTACAACGTTCGAGGGTCTGACAAGTCACTGGTCTCGGGCCCAGCAGGTCGGAGGTCCGAGGGGGCCATGTCTCCCGTTTCTCAAGCCTAG